In Candidatus Hydrogenedentota bacterium, the following are encoded in one genomic region:
- a CDS encoding SH3 domain-containing protein, whose amino-acid sequence MENSKIFKKRFMKENLQTATVRQTSYAKKMGILLATLALVFCLSFPVVGQERNLDTFKPDTSRFKTPIPQEKQATFTGSAEEIVAKYLSEHFPDYVYVGPFDFFGIEKTYTYNSPWLISADFDGNGHIDFAFFATKKSNLQLMIIILSNFGNTFTHTVVRENIILDADNEGIGLVLQEPRGISTPVDRSTYVLGDGSEIHVGNAKYPFFVFGQYATCLCIDTYWWENNRYNSANEKAKSYRENPANIGIVNTAQDALNLRESPSLNAGIIEKLPRGSKVLVINRPKENKPWVEILFEEQVGWVHGQYLTF is encoded by the coding sequence ATGGAAAATTCAAAGATCTTTAAGAAGCGATTTATGAAGGAAAATCTGCAGACAGCCACTGTGAGACAAACTTCCTATGCTAAAAAAATGGGAATCCTATTGGCCACCCTTGCACTTGTTTTTTGCCTTTCTTTTCCTGTCGTGGGACAAGAGCGGAATCTTGATACATTTAAACCTGATACCTCGCGGTTTAAGACGCCAATTCCTCAAGAAAAACAAGCAACTTTTACCGGTTCCGCAGAGGAAATCGTCGCCAAATATTTATCAGAACATTTTCCCGATTACGTGTATGTGGGACCGTTCGATTTTTTTGGGATCGAAAAGACTTACACTTATAATTCGCCTTGGCTCATCAGTGCGGATTTTGACGGTAACGGGCATATAGACTTCGCATTCTTTGCAACGAAAAAAAGTAATCTCCAATTAATGATAATTATTTTAAGTAACTTTGGAAATACGTTTACACACACTGTTGTACGAGAAAACATTATACTTGATGCGGATAATGAAGGAATTGGTTTAGTTTTGCAAGAGCCCAGAGGAATCAGTACCCCTGTTGATAGGAGCACCTACGTATTAGGGGATGGATCCGAGATACATGTTGGCAATGCAAAATATCCTTTCTTTGTATTCGGTCAGTACGCTACTTGTCTTTGTATTGACACCTATTGGTGGGAAAACAATCGTTATAATTCCGCCAATGAAAAAGCAAAATCTTATCGAGAAAACCCGGCCAATATAGGAATTGTTAACACTGCCCAAGATGCTCTTAATCTTCGCGAATCTCCTTCATTAAACGCCGGAATTATAGAGAAACTCCCACGTGGCTCTAAAGTCCTTGTTATAAATAGACCCAAAGAAAATAAACCCTGGGTAGAAATTCTCTTTGAGGAGCAAGTTGGTTGGGTGCATGGCCAATATTTAACTTTTTAA
- a CDS encoding GNAT family N-acetyltransferase, producing the protein MVRVLIKSVETADERKKTHDLITRVHYGGTEQGRKIVDTFIGNYPDYYEKEHTRILLVNGQVAACCCLFTHTIRIGESRLKMGGIGYVTTAAAQRKKGYASLLMEDMKQYMESHGYHLSMLFGIKDFYSRWGFTAVLPDYASIIELKEAKISCPIAYKERPIKPGDIPTLLRLHNKNDTESTCSVLRSFGHVTARYDQWQSARVLTDVHGKVVGYSLARYAGDEMHVDELEAISTDCFPLLLHHCALSAEKECASKLRFHLPPSHPFIRYILRYRSVHETYIYRNNQGMMALVNLEETLESMQAEWEAALSFSAMADEVFCLTLIIDQVPYRIRTHHGIVDIARQSGENKLSISSEEFLQLMTGYHYVQEILSGKQAILTQKAQHFLKILFPKRTPYVWKMDRF; encoded by the coding sequence ATGGTTCGAGTTCTTATAAAAAGCGTTGAAACTGCCGACGAGCGAAAAAAGACCCATGATTTAATTACGCGGGTTCATTATGGAGGAACGGAGCAGGGGCGGAAAATTGTCGATACTTTTATTGGCAATTATCCGGATTATTACGAGAAAGAACATACGCGCATTTTGCTTGTGAACGGTCAAGTAGCCGCCTGTTGTTGTCTCTTTACGCATACCATTCGCATCGGAGAATCGCGCCTCAAAATGGGCGGTATAGGATATGTGACAACAGCCGCAGCTCAGCGTAAAAAGGGCTACGCATCACTGCTCATGGAAGATATGAAACAGTATATGGAAAGCCACGGCTACCACCTTTCCATGCTTTTTGGTATCAAAGACTTTTATAGCCGCTGGGGTTTTACCGCTGTATTGCCGGATTATGCAAGCATTATAGAATTAAAAGAAGCAAAGATCAGCTGCCCTATTGCGTATAAAGAACGTCCTATTAAACCCGGCGATATTCCCACGCTTCTGCGACTCCACAACAAGAATGACACAGAAAGTACCTGTTCCGTACTCCGTTCCTTTGGACATGTTACCGCGCGCTACGATCAATGGCAATCCGCCCGTGTACTCACGGATGTCCATGGTAAAGTTGTTGGTTATTCCTTGGCTCGTTATGCCGGCGATGAGATGCACGTAGACGAATTAGAGGCGATTTCCACCGACTGTTTTCCCCTTTTACTGCATCATTGTGCTCTTAGCGCGGAAAAAGAGTGTGCTTCAAAATTACGATTTCATCTCCCGCCAAGCCATCCTTTTATTCGGTATATCCTCCGCTACCGCAGTGTACACGAGACCTATATTTATAGGAACAACCAAGGGATGATGGCTTTGGTTAACTTGGAAGAAACGCTGGAAAGTATGCAGGCAGAATGGGAAGCGGCACTTTCATTTTCGGCAATGGCTGATGAGGTCTTTTGTTTGACCCTCATCATAGACCAAGTTCCCTATCGCATTCGCACACACCACGGCATTGTCGACATTGCACGTCAGTCCGGCGAAAACAAACTCAGTATTTCTTCCGAAGAGTTCTTGCAACTCATGACTGGTTATCATTATGTTCAGGAAATATTGTCCGGTAAACAGGCAATCTTAACGCAAAAAGCACAGCACTTCTTAAAAATTCTTTTTCCGAAACGAACGCCTTATGTCTGGAAAATGGATCGCTTTTAA
- a CDS encoding FAD:protein FMN transferase, whose translation MSDTKKIVFIFLVLTVMNPCFSEAERGSVPIQSFTHIAMATTFKAIVYGEDTDTDPESLRDAAQAAFQAVDALENRISNWKPGSYTSLVNKSAAKKPLKVSVDLIELLEVSRRIYNNSSGAFDVTVNPLLVFWREQEKLGIFPEPEKVKPILDHVGLNHVLVDNVANTVFFEKPGMSLDFGGIAKGLALDRMAVVLEEHGVHTALLNAGTSTLLAMGQPKDEAGWTVSINSPYNNGLDNSIANVVICNESLSTSSNAERFFDVGGKRCGHIIDPRNGMPVGGLTSATAICPTGVESDALSTAFFVMGVAEVRSYCEKHPEVRAILLEDGCPDNEAIFVNFNNERSKE comes from the coding sequence ATGTCTGACACCAAAAAAATAGTGTTCATATTTCTTGTATTGACAGTTATGAACCCTTGTTTCAGTGAAGCAGAAAGAGGCTCTGTTCCGATTCAATCCTTCACGCACATTGCTATGGCAACGACCTTCAAAGCCATCGTGTATGGAGAAGATACCGATACGGATCCCGAGTCCCTTCGTGATGCCGCCCAGGCTGCGTTTCAGGCCGTGGACGCTTTGGAAAATCGGATCAGCAACTGGAAACCCGGCAGCTATACTTCTTTGGTAAATAAGAGTGCCGCAAAAAAACCGCTTAAAGTTTCTGTTGATCTCATTGAGCTCCTGGAAGTTTCACGACGTATCTATAATAATTCTTCCGGCGCTTTTGATGTGACCGTAAATCCATTACTTGTCTTTTGGCGTGAACAAGAAAAGCTTGGAATTTTTCCGGAACCGGAAAAAGTGAAACCAATTTTAGATCATGTTGGTCTTAACCATGTTTTAGTTGACAACGTGGCCAATACGGTTTTCTTCGAAAAGCCGGGTATGAGTTTGGATTTTGGCGGCATTGCAAAGGGTTTGGCTCTTGACCGAATGGCCGTCGTGTTGGAAGAGCATGGCGTACACACGGCTCTTCTCAATGCCGGAACCAGTACTCTATTAGCCATGGGTCAACCCAAAGATGAAGCCGGTTGGACTGTGTCCATTAATTCACCGTATAATAACGGCCTTGACAATTCAATTGCCAATGTTGTAATTTGCAATGAGTCTCTGTCTACCTCATCCAATGCAGAACGTTTTTTTGATGTCGGAGGAAAGCGTTGCGGCCACATCATCGACCCTCGTAACGGAATGCCGGTTGGCGGACTAACCAGCGCCACTGCTATTTGTCCAACAGGTGTAGAAAGCGATGCTCTGAGTACAGCTTTTTTTGTTATGGGCGTGGCAGAAGTTCGGTCTTATTGCGAAAAACACCCTGAGGTACGCGCCATCCTGCTGGAAGACGGGTGCCCGGATAATGAAGCCATTTTTGTTAATTTTAATAACGAAAGATCGAAGGAGTAA
- a CDS encoding Gfo/Idh/MocA family oxidoreductase, which produces MMSNNLSRRNFMKTAGAATGFMIAAGYSPFSYAQNDKVRVGCIGTGGQGSFHIRDGLTGTDDILITGVCDVFLPHQREAVKYAQLANAGVALTEGKKLSDDEKQRASAAYKPAAYYDYREMLDKEELDAVIISTPLNTHFPITVDCLDRGLHVFCEKTLVRSIEDGRALIQKCHDMNTWVQVGHQRHYNPKYNMAIGLVYDEGRIGRVNHLTAQWHRNHFWRRVLPSGYVLNDEEKKYITDLEKHLNWRIYEDTSEGLFTELATHQTDVANWFMRAIPKRVHTFAGLDYWRDGRTTDDNILLTYEYEQNPGDPGFIPIDQRSMFQKLNQINRGYKVRFVYSSILANAKRGASELIQGDKGSIELTEMDCFLYGEDYITQADEEISAEDQAKSTASGGTRQVSTEELLHGVELLGDVPLETPDVYQFRAFADCIKNGGIPLSNQMVGYTTAITSIAAVESKKEQKVVEIDPDWIKFDFEVPSFYDYTPWVSDKEDDA; this is translated from the coding sequence ATGATGAGTAACAATTTAAGCAGACGTAATTTCATGAAAACCGCAGGTGCCGCCACAGGCTTTATGATTGCTGCCGGCTATTCCCCCTTTAGCTACGCGCAGAATGATAAAGTACGGGTGGGCTGCATAGGTACCGGTGGACAAGGGTCTTTCCATATCCGCGATGGATTGACCGGCACAGATGATATTTTAATCACGGGCGTTTGCGATGTGTTTCTGCCCCATCAACGTGAAGCGGTGAAGTATGCCCAGCTTGCCAACGCAGGCGTTGCTTTAACAGAAGGCAAGAAACTTAGCGACGACGAAAAACAACGTGCCAGCGCCGCCTATAAACCCGCGGCCTATTATGATTATCGGGAAATGCTTGACAAAGAAGAGTTGGACGCAGTCATTATCTCCACCCCCTTAAACACCCATTTCCCCATTACGGTCGATTGCCTTGATCGTGGACTGCATGTCTTTTGTGAAAAAACCTTAGTCCGTTCCATTGAAGACGGTCGCGCGCTTATTCAGAAGTGTCATGATATGAATACGTGGGTACAGGTTGGTCATCAACGCCACTACAATCCGAAATATAACATGGCTATAGGCCTCGTCTATGACGAAGGCAGAATTGGCCGAGTGAACCATCTTACCGCGCAGTGGCACCGTAATCATTTCTGGCGCCGCGTGCTGCCCAGCGGCTATGTGCTCAATGATGAAGAGAAAAAATATATCACCGATTTGGAAAAACATCTGAATTGGCGTATTTATGAAGATACGTCTGAGGGATTGTTCACTGAATTGGCAACCCACCAAACCGACGTCGCGAACTGGTTCATGCGCGCCATTCCCAAACGTGTACACACCTTTGCCGGCTTAGATTATTGGCGTGATGGACGTACCACGGACGACAATATTTTGTTGACCTATGAGTATGAACAAAATCCCGGCGATCCCGGTTTCATCCCCATCGACCAGCGCAGTATGTTCCAGAAACTGAATCAGATTAACCGCGGCTACAAAGTTCGTTTCGTCTATTCCAGTATTCTCGCCAATGCCAAGCGCGGCGCATCTGAATTGATCCAAGGCGATAAAGGCTCCATTGAATTGACGGAAATGGATTGCTTCCTCTACGGCGAAGACTATATCACCCAAGCTGATGAAGAAATTTCAGCCGAAGATCAGGCAAAAAGTACCGCAAGCGGCGGTACACGCCAAGTGAGCACGGAAGAGCTGCTCCATGGTGTAGAACTGTTGGGCGATGTTCCTCTGGAAACGCCGGATGTGTATCAATTCCGTGCTTTTGCAGATTGCATCAAAAATGGCGGAATACCGTTGAGCAATCAGATGGTGGGATATACCACCGCTATCACATCGATCGCAGCGGTCGAATCGAAAAAAGAACAAAAGGTCGTCGAGATCGATCCTGATTGGATTAAGTTCGATTTTGAGGTGCCCAGCTTCTATGATTATACCCCTTGGGTATCCGATAAAGAAGACGATGCCTAA
- a CDS encoding YceI family protein, with amino-acid sequence MKWLKFLVIFVLGGALGLAAGGYLGYHVGASDQRIDTAPVATVIPVQEERQMPTKKATKEEPAAVAVEEEAVAAVVEEEAAAAVVEETPADAEPEAAPVEEVPAADAEPEAAPVEEAPAEEVIADNEPETTEKIEEFIISANDDSELMWLGYKVVLGQRISMQGGFANFNGKLVAENEDPDSSFVEVIIDTKSIFSENTILTGVLKTAAFFNVGEHPEIRFVSTSIEPAEDGSYTVTGNLTMKDVKHGIQFPATIERRGEDVFVKAEFTIDRKLWDVGYDDFEGSPILKEAVISFEILAEADN; translated from the coding sequence ATGAAATGGCTAAAGTTTTTGGTGATCTTTGTACTCGGCGGCGCGCTGGGCTTAGCGGCAGGTGGGTATCTGGGCTATCATGTTGGCGCATCAGACCAACGTATTGACACAGCACCGGTCGCTACGGTTATCCCCGTACAAGAAGAACGGCAGATGCCGACTAAAAAAGCCACGAAAGAAGAGCCAGCAGCGGTTGCGGTAGAAGAAGAAGCCGTAGCTGCCGTAGTGGAAGAAGAAGCGGCAGCAGCTGTTGTAGAAGAGACTCCCGCTGACGCAGAACCTGAAGCCGCGCCGGTGGAAGAAGTACCCGCCGCTGACGCAGAACCCGAAGCGGCGCCCGTGGAAGAAGCGCCTGCCGAAGAAGTTATTGCTGACAACGAACCGGAAACGACAGAAAAGATAGAAGAATTTATTATTTCTGCCAATGATGATTCCGAACTCATGTGGCTGGGCTACAAAGTTGTTTTGGGACAGCGCATCTCGATGCAAGGTGGTTTTGCCAACTTTAACGGAAAACTCGTAGCTGAAAATGAAGATCCTGACAGTAGTTTCGTAGAAGTTATCATTGACACGAAATCCATTTTCTCGGAAAATACAATCCTGACAGGCGTACTTAAAACGGCCGCTTTCTTTAATGTCGGTGAGCATCCGGAAATTCGTTTTGTAAGCACAAGTATTGAACCGGCTGAAGACGGCAGCTATACCGTTACCGGTAACCTCACCATGAAAGATGTCAAGCACGGTATACAATTTCCTGCAACCATTGAACGCCGTGGAGAAGACGTCTTTGTGAAGGCGGAATTCACCATTGATAGAAAACTCTGGGATGTGGGCTATGATGACTTTGAAGGTTCCCCAATCCTTAAAGAAGCCGTTATTTCTTTTGAAATTTTGGCGGAAGCAGATAATTAA
- a CDS encoding NAD-dependent epimerase/dehydratase family protein, with the protein MFDRQTILITGGAGFVGAHLALVFKEHYPSARVIAFDNLKRKGSELNLLRLIQGGIEFLHGDVRVPADFPILKNLALIVECSAEPSVLAGYGEAPAYVIDSNLNGVIHCLELARNTGAAMLFLSTSRVYPIQALCDIALEERDTRFEVQQKQDQPGITTAGIDELFPINGARSLYGATKYAAEVFITEYAAMYGLHCIINRCGIIAGPWQMGRVDQGLMSYWLSRHIFKKSLSYIGFGGKGKQLRDMLHVADLRDLILLQAANIAEWSGSLFNVGGGVDNSISLQELTRLCTKVTGETLSVSSNETTRPADIPYYVSNNKSVQANCGWSPSRSLEIIAEDTARWMRDNCEMLRNTLG; encoded by the coding sequence ATGTTTGACAGGCAAACGATTTTAATCACAGGCGGCGCAGGGTTTGTGGGCGCCCATTTGGCCTTGGTATTTAAAGAACACTATCCATCTGCCCGGGTGATTGCTTTCGATAATCTCAAGCGCAAAGGAAGCGAACTCAATCTGCTTCGGCTTATCCAAGGCGGTATTGAATTTCTTCACGGTGATGTCCGTGTTCCCGCCGATTTTCCCATATTGAAAAACTTGGCGCTTATTGTTGAATGCAGCGCGGAACCCTCCGTGTTAGCCGGCTATGGCGAAGCCCCGGCTTACGTGATTGACAGCAATTTAAACGGTGTAATTCATTGTTTAGAACTGGCGCGCAACACAGGAGCCGCTATGCTCTTCCTATCGACCAGTAGGGTCTATCCCATTCAGGCGTTGTGCGACATTGCCTTGGAAGAAAGGGACACCCGATTTGAAGTGCAGCAGAAACAGGATCAGCCCGGTATCACCACGGCTGGTATTGATGAACTCTTTCCCATCAATGGCGCACGATCCCTCTACGGGGCGACAAAATATGCCGCAGAAGTATTTATTACCGAATATGCCGCCATGTATGGATTACATTGCATAATTAACCGATGCGGGATTATTGCGGGTCCTTGGCAAATGGGCCGTGTCGATCAAGGGCTTATGTCCTATTGGCTTTCACGTCATATTTTCAAAAAATCCCTTTCTTATATTGGCTTTGGCGGCAAAGGGAAACAGCTTCGCGATATGCTTCATGTAGCTGATCTTCGAGATTTGATTTTGCTGCAGGCAGCAAATATTGCGGAATGGTCTGGTAGTCTCTTTAACGTAGGCGGAGGAGTAGATAACAGCATTTCCTTACAAGAGCTTACGCGTTTATGCACTAAAGTTACCGGCGAAACTCTTTCTGTATCATCCAATGAAACAACTCGCCCCGCTGATATTCCCTATTATGTATCCAACAATAAAAGTGTGCAGGCAAACTGTGGCTGGTCTCCTTCAAGGAGCCTGGAAATCATCGCTGAAGATACAGCCCGTTGGATGAGGGATAATTGTGAAATGTTAAGAAATACCTTGGGCTGA